From a region of the Synechococcus sp. RS9916 genome:
- a CDS encoding DUF3177 family protein, which translates to MPDLPYRSLVWLTYRLGATFALGLPLVLLVWASVRRETAISRLMGIYWKVASLLVITLLLLTDQRPLGYVTALVAPVLMTVSVWFWVDLNEELADRPLRQPLVLTVRLWRWALSGFSVIAAGMAISSLSCVSAVEGADCKAWLEAPQGLHLVLEGLFDFLFGGDWNEAVAAFLGYVMLVAYAVGLLQWLLIRLPRQGRVAGEF; encoded by the coding sequence GTGCCTGACCTTCCCTATCGCAGCCTGGTGTGGCTGACCTATCGCCTCGGGGCCACCTTCGCGCTGGGTCTTCCCTTGGTGTTGTTGGTGTGGGCCTCCGTTCGGAGGGAGACGGCGATCTCCCGGCTGATGGGCATCTACTGGAAGGTGGCGAGCCTGCTGGTGATCACCCTGCTGCTACTAACCGATCAGCGGCCTCTGGGCTACGTCACCGCGTTGGTGGCTCCGGTGCTGATGACGGTCAGCGTCTGGTTCTGGGTGGATCTCAACGAGGAGCTGGCTGATCGACCCTTGCGGCAACCGTTGGTGCTGACGGTGCGCTTGTGGCGCTGGGCCCTGAGCGGTTTTTCCGTGATCGCTGCCGGCATGGCGATTAGCAGCCTGTCGTGTGTCTCAGCCGTCGAAGGTGCCGATTGCAAGGCCTGGCTGGAGGCTCCTCAGGGGCTTCATCTGGTGCTGGAGGGGCTGTTTGATTTCCTGTTTGGCGGCGACTGGAATGAGGCCGTGGCTGCCTTCCTTGGTTATGTGATGTTGGTGGCCTACGCCGTTGGTCTGCTCCAGTGGCTGTTGATTCGTCTTCCCCGTCAGGGGCGTGTGGCCGGTGAATTCTGA
- the ileS gene encoding isoleucine--tRNA ligase, whose protein sequence is MSKDSRSQESPSQKQQPAGADKPSYKQTLNLLETGFGMRANATQREPQLQTFWKEQGIDQRLGEENTGEPFTLHDGPPYANGALHMGHALNKVLKDIINKHRVMQGRKVRYVPGWDCHGLPIELKVLQGMDQEQRKALTPVKLRKKAAAYARKQVDGQMAGFKRWGIWADWENPYLTLQKDYEAAQIEVFGAMALKGHIYRGLKPVHWSPSSRTALAEAELEYPDGHTSPSVYVAFPAVALPDALRQSLGQQGLELPADGDALGDVLQVSIWTTTPWTLPANLAVSVNDRLDYALCADNRGRLLIVANDLRDALAAKFETTLETKAVVKGADLAGLRYRHPLLERESPVVVGGEYITTESGTGLVHTAPGHGVDDFNTGRKHGLPVLCPVDEAGTLTDEAGPFVGLNVLKDANPTIVEALEQSGALLKHESYGHRYPYDWRTKKPTIFRATEQWFASVEGFRSEALEAIDQVNWLPASGRNRIESMVSERGDWCISRQRTWGVPIPVFYHRSSGDVLLNADSIAHIQALIAQHGADVWWEKDESELLPPSHQAEADQWRKGTDTMDVWFDSGSSWAGVASKRDGLSYPADLYLEGSDQHRGWFQSSLLTSVAVNGHAPYRTVLTHGFALDEKGRKMSKSLGNVVDPMVIIEGGKNQKQEPPYGADVLRLWVSSVDYSADVPIGAGILSQLADVYRKVRNTARYLLGNLHDFDPARDAVAIEDLPLLDRWMLQRTAVVLDSISEAFDNYEFFRFFQLLQNYCVSDLSNFYLDIAKDRLYVSAPNDRRRRSCQTVMALIIERLAGAIAPVLCHMAEDIWQNLPYPVAEPSVFRRGWPTVPDNWRNESLNAPMQQLRDLRSAVNRVLEDCRGKRELGASLEAAVRIDVRDPELQKAVNWLQEHGHSEVDGLHDWLLVSQLQLGGEPWAEVLASEDSPLAAIEVARSRGQKCERCWHYETDIGQHSDHPDLCGRCVAVLERR, encoded by the coding sequence GTGTCGAAGGACAGCCGGTCTCAGGAGAGCCCATCGCAGAAGCAGCAGCCGGCCGGCGCGGACAAGCCCTCCTACAAGCAGACCCTGAACCTGCTCGAGACAGGCTTTGGCATGCGGGCCAACGCCACCCAGCGAGAGCCTCAACTGCAGACCTTCTGGAAGGAACAGGGCATCGATCAACGCCTTGGGGAGGAGAACACCGGAGAACCGTTCACCCTCCACGACGGCCCGCCCTACGCCAACGGCGCCCTACACATGGGCCACGCCCTCAACAAGGTGCTCAAAGACATCATCAACAAGCACCGGGTGATGCAAGGGCGCAAAGTGCGCTACGTGCCTGGCTGGGACTGCCACGGACTGCCGATTGAGCTCAAGGTGCTCCAGGGCATGGACCAGGAGCAGCGCAAAGCACTCACCCCCGTGAAGCTGCGCAAGAAAGCCGCGGCCTATGCCCGCAAGCAGGTGGATGGCCAGATGGCCGGCTTCAAGCGCTGGGGCATCTGGGCTGACTGGGAGAACCCCTACCTCACGCTGCAGAAGGATTACGAGGCTGCCCAGATCGAAGTCTTCGGGGCGATGGCCCTCAAGGGCCACATCTATCGAGGCCTCAAGCCGGTGCACTGGAGTCCCAGCTCGCGCACGGCCCTGGCCGAAGCCGAACTGGAATACCCCGACGGCCACACCAGCCCCAGTGTGTACGTGGCCTTCCCAGCCGTGGCGCTGCCGGACGCCCTGCGTCAGAGCCTCGGCCAACAGGGCCTGGAGCTGCCGGCCGATGGCGATGCTCTCGGCGATGTCCTTCAGGTCTCCATCTGGACCACGACCCCATGGACCCTGCCGGCCAACCTGGCGGTGTCGGTCAATGATCGCCTCGACTACGCCCTCTGCGCCGATAACCGTGGTCGCCTCCTGATCGTTGCCAACGACCTGCGCGACGCTCTGGCCGCCAAATTCGAAACCACCCTTGAGACCAAGGCCGTGGTCAAAGGCGCCGACCTGGCCGGACTGCGCTATCGCCATCCCCTGCTGGAGCGAGAGAGCCCGGTTGTGGTTGGTGGGGAGTACATCACCACCGAATCGGGCACCGGCCTGGTGCACACCGCCCCCGGCCACGGCGTCGACGACTTCAACACCGGCCGCAAGCACGGCCTACCTGTGCTCTGCCCGGTGGATGAAGCCGGCACCCTCACCGATGAAGCCGGGCCGTTTGTCGGTCTGAACGTGCTCAAAGATGCCAATCCCACAATCGTGGAGGCATTGGAGCAATCCGGGGCCCTGCTCAAGCACGAGAGCTATGGCCACCGCTACCCCTACGACTGGCGCACCAAGAAGCCCACGATCTTCCGCGCCACTGAGCAATGGTTCGCCTCCGTGGAGGGGTTCCGAAGCGAAGCCCTCGAGGCCATTGACCAGGTCAACTGGCTGCCGGCTTCAGGTCGCAACCGCATTGAGTCGATGGTGAGTGAGCGGGGCGACTGGTGCATTTCCCGCCAGCGCACCTGGGGCGTACCCATTCCCGTCTTCTACCACCGCAGCAGTGGCGACGTGCTGCTCAATGCCGACTCAATCGCCCATATTCAGGCCCTGATCGCCCAACACGGGGCCGACGTGTGGTGGGAGAAAGACGAGTCCGAACTGTTGCCTCCCAGCCATCAGGCCGAAGCCGATCAATGGCGCAAAGGCACCGACACGATGGACGTGTGGTTTGACTCCGGCTCGAGCTGGGCGGGAGTCGCCAGCAAGCGGGATGGCCTCAGCTATCCAGCAGATCTCTACCTGGAAGGCTCCGACCAGCACCGCGGCTGGTTCCAAAGCTCCCTGCTCACGTCCGTCGCAGTCAACGGTCACGCGCCTTACCGCACCGTGCTCACCCATGGCTTCGCCCTGGATGAAAAGGGCCGCAAGATGAGCAAATCGCTGGGCAACGTCGTTGATCCGATGGTGATCATCGAAGGCGGCAAGAACCAAAAGCAGGAGCCCCCCTACGGCGCTGATGTGCTGCGGTTGTGGGTGAGCTCCGTCGACTACTCCGCTGATGTGCCGATCGGTGCCGGCATCCTGAGCCAACTGGCAGACGTCTACCGCAAGGTGCGCAACACCGCGCGGTACCTACTGGGCAATCTCCACGACTTCGATCCCGCTCGCGATGCCGTTGCCATCGAGGACCTGCCCCTATTGGATCGCTGGATGCTGCAGCGCACCGCTGTGGTGCTCGACAGCATTTCCGAAGCCTTCGACAACTACGAATTCTTCCGCTTCTTCCAACTACTGCAGAACTACTGCGTCAGCGATCTCTCCAACTTCTACCTCGACATCGCCAAGGACAGGCTTTACGTCAGCGCACCCAACGACAGGCGCCGGCGCAGCTGCCAAACGGTGATGGCCCTGATCATCGAGCGTCTGGCGGGCGCGATCGCCCCAGTGCTTTGCCACATGGCAGAAGACATCTGGCAGAACCTTCCCTACCCGGTGGCAGAACCCTCCGTGTTCCGCCGCGGCTGGCCCACGGTGCCGGACAACTGGCGGAACGAAAGCCTCAATGCGCCGATGCAACAACTGCGGGACCTGCGCAGTGCCGTGAACCGCGTGCTGGAGGATTGCCGGGGCAAGCGAGAGCTCGGTGCCTCCTTGGAGGCTGCCGTGCGCATCGACGTGCGCGATCCAGAGCTGCAGAAGGCGGTGAACTGGCTGCAGGAGCACGGCCATTCCGAGGTGGATGGACTGCATGACTGGCTGCTGGTGTCGCAACTGCAGCTGGGCGGCGAACCCTGGGCCGAAGTGCTCGCCAGCGAAGACAGCCCACTGGCGGCCATCGAGGTGGCCCGATCCCGCGGCCAGAAATGCGAGCGCTGCTGGCATTACGAAACCGATATTGGTCAGCACAGTGACCATCCCGATCTCTGCGGGCGTTGCGTGGCGGTGCTGGAGCGCCGCTGA
- a CDS encoding Ycf66 family protein, with the protein MLATLTGDLCLLVGLVVLLLPLLATELSRPRDGVWGAVVLLLGLVLVTSSDRLRGAPMLAVACGALLISRLGVEVAQARWNQLSSEEQQRLSSSERWSTSVQQLIAAVVSLSGNAGSLLSSIKPSLPTTGSTPKREGASKSGKRWVRPEASPTETEPPVGTATPASKAAEETSNPSASAEASNTETAADTEDQTQPEQPAAAAEQPQPLRTKGFGAPRKQGKGKGKRWVRPEPEATPPSDQPSDPAEQQQQEPDQPSATEEPSPLPPIGTDQD; encoded by the coding sequence ATGCTGGCCACCCTCACTGGAGACCTCTGCCTGCTGGTGGGACTGGTGGTCCTGCTTCTGCCCCTCCTGGCCACCGAACTGAGTCGACCGCGAGACGGCGTCTGGGGAGCGGTTGTCTTACTGCTGGGGCTCGTGCTCGTGACCAGCAGCGACCGCCTGCGCGGGGCACCCATGTTGGCGGTGGCCTGTGGAGCCCTGCTGATCAGCCGTTTGGGTGTGGAAGTCGCCCAGGCCCGTTGGAATCAACTGAGCAGCGAAGAACAACAACGCCTGAGTTCAAGCGAGCGCTGGAGCACCAGCGTTCAACAGCTGATCGCTGCAGTGGTGAGTCTCAGCGGCAATGCCGGCAGCCTGCTGAGCAGCATCAAACCAAGCTTGCCGACGACGGGCTCCACCCCAAAACGGGAAGGAGCCAGCAAGAGCGGCAAACGTTGGGTGAGACCGGAAGCCAGCCCCACAGAGACCGAACCACCGGTCGGCACCGCAACACCCGCAAGCAAGGCAGCCGAAGAGACCTCCAACCCATCAGCTTCAGCAGAAGCCTCCAACACCGAAACCGCCGCAGACACGGAAGACCAGACGCAACCCGAACAGCCTGCGGCAGCCGCCGAGCAACCCCAGCCGCTCAGGACCAAGGGATTCGGCGCACCTCGCAAGCAAGGCAAGGGAAAAGGCAAGCGCTGGGTCCGCCCCGAGCCCGAAGCCACACCACCTTCAGACCAACCCAGCGACCCTGCGGAGCAACAACAACAAGAGCCTGATCAACCCTCCGCAACAGAGGAACCTTCTCCCTTGCCTCCAATCGGCACCGACCAGGACTGA
- the crtR gene encoding beta-carotene hydroxylase, which yields MTNATVAAVVTPPSAERRLRSVPKEFLDPPGPWNPTVGLFLGGYALAALTVWGWFVGGWSLPVLLLTGFLALHLEGTVVHDACHKAAHPVPWINQAMGHGSALLLGFSFPVFTRVHLQHHSHVNDPKNDPDHIVSTFGPLWLIAPRFFYHEFFFFQRKLWKRWELMQWGLERAVFITIVVAAFRFEFLPFIFNCWFAPALMVGVTLGLFFDYLPHRPFLSRNRWQNARIYPGRTMNWLIMGQNYHLVHHLWPSIPWFEYKPAYEATKPLLDSKGSPQRLGLFETRKDLTNFLYDIFLGVRSHKPHGSKMRRLARVMPSSRMRRGWMGLLQRTAVTPARRRY from the coding sequence ATGACCAACGCAACCGTTGCTGCTGTCGTTACGCCCCCCTCAGCTGAGCGGCGATTGCGCTCTGTGCCGAAGGAGTTCCTCGATCCACCGGGCCCCTGGAATCCAACGGTGGGTCTGTTTCTGGGTGGCTATGCCCTGGCAGCACTCACGGTCTGGGGCTGGTTTGTCGGGGGCTGGTCATTGCCGGTGTTGCTGCTGACTGGCTTTTTGGCCTTGCATCTGGAGGGCACGGTGGTCCATGACGCCTGCCACAAGGCGGCCCATCCGGTGCCTTGGATCAATCAGGCCATGGGCCATGGATCAGCCCTTCTGTTGGGTTTCAGTTTTCCGGTGTTCACGCGGGTGCACTTGCAGCACCATTCCCACGTCAATGATCCCAAAAACGATCCCGACCACATCGTCAGCACCTTCGGGCCGCTCTGGTTGATCGCGCCGCGATTCTTCTATCACGAGTTCTTTTTCTTTCAGCGCAAGCTTTGGAAGCGCTGGGAGTTGATGCAGTGGGGGCTGGAGCGCGCCGTGTTCATCACGATCGTGGTGGCTGCTTTCCGCTTCGAGTTCCTTCCGTTCATCTTCAACTGCTGGTTCGCTCCAGCCCTGATGGTTGGGGTCACGCTCGGCCTGTTCTTCGATTACCTGCCGCACCGCCCTTTCCTGTCCCGCAACCGCTGGCAGAACGCCCGCATTTATCCAGGGCGCACCATGAATTGGCTGATCATGGGTCAGAACTACCACTTGGTGCATCACCTGTGGCCGTCGATTCCCTGGTTTGAGTACAAGCCGGCGTATGAAGCCACCAAGCCGCTGTTGGATTCCAAGGGCTCACCGCAACGGCTGGGTTTGTTTGAGACCCGCAAAGACCTGACCAATTTCCTCTACGACATCTTCCTTGGCGTGCGCAGCCACAAGCCCCACGGCAGCAAGATGCGCCGCTTGGCACGGGTGATGCCCAGTTCTCGGATGCGCCGTGGCTGGATGGGGCTCTTGCAACGCACCGCAGTCACTCCGGCACGTCGGCGTTACTAA
- the gatC gene encoding Asp-tRNA(Asn)/Glu-tRNA(Gln) amidotransferase subunit GatC has protein sequence MSKITADDVRKVAKLSRLNLPEETIATYTGQLERILDYVDQLQAVDTEGVPPTTRAVEVVNVTREDAVVSTDVREELLDQAPQREGDFFRVPKILAD, from the coding sequence ATGAGCAAGATCACCGCCGACGACGTGCGCAAGGTGGCCAAGCTGTCGCGCCTCAACCTGCCGGAAGAGACGATTGCCACCTACACCGGTCAGCTCGAGCGCATTCTTGATTACGTGGATCAGCTGCAAGCGGTCGACACCGAAGGCGTACCCCCGACCACTCGCGCCGTGGAAGTGGTCAATGTCACCCGCGAAGACGCCGTGGTGTCGACGGACGTGCGCGAAGAATTACTGGACCAAGCCCCTCAGCGAGAAGGCGACTTCTTCCGAGTGCCCAAAATCCTGGCCGACTGA
- a CDS encoding creatininase family protein, producing the protein MPSTLPGEVSSSDAIRLALRSWPEVDTYLEQCKGVIIPLGSTEQHGPTGAIGTDALTAEAVALELGRRSGVLVTPAQAFGMAEHHLGFAGTMSLQPSTLMAVLHDLVLSLATHGFERIFVVNGHGGNIATAKAAFAQAYGTATSRDLPVAPRLRCRMANWFMAGPVMQRARELYGNREGQHATPSEIALTLHLHDSLMEKQRPLPEAAPCGSIHGPADFRRRYPDGRMGSDPYLAKPDHGAEFLTTAATALRDDLETFLAAA; encoded by the coding sequence ATGCCTTCCACCCTGCCTGGAGAAGTCTCCAGCTCTGATGCCATTCGCCTGGCCCTGCGCAGCTGGCCCGAAGTGGACACGTATCTCGAGCAGTGCAAAGGCGTGATCATTCCGTTGGGCTCCACCGAACAGCACGGCCCCACGGGGGCCATTGGCACCGATGCCCTCACTGCTGAAGCGGTGGCTCTAGAACTCGGACGCCGCAGTGGCGTGCTCGTGACACCAGCCCAGGCGTTCGGGATGGCTGAACATCACCTGGGGTTTGCTGGCACCATGAGCCTCCAACCCAGCACCCTGATGGCGGTGCTGCACGATCTGGTGCTGTCGCTTGCCACCCATGGCTTTGAGCGGATCTTTGTGGTCAATGGCCACGGCGGCAACATCGCCACCGCCAAGGCCGCCTTCGCCCAGGCCTATGGCACCGCCACCAGCCGCGACTTGCCCGTCGCACCACGCCTGCGCTGTCGCATGGCCAACTGGTTCATGGCCGGACCGGTGATGCAACGGGCCCGCGAGCTCTACGGCAACCGTGAGGGGCAGCACGCGACCCCCAGCGAAATTGCTCTCACCCTGCACCTCCACGACAGCCTGATGGAGAAGCAGCGGCCCTTACCGGAGGCTGCACCCTGTGGCTCCATCCATGGTCCGGCCGACTTTCGCCGCCGTTACCCGGACGGCCGCATGGGCTCCGATCCCTACCTCGCCAAGCCGGACCATGGCGCGGAATTCCTGACCACGGCGGCGACGGCGCTGCGCGATGATCTCGAAACCTTTCTCGCCGCCGCATGA
- a CDS encoding queuosine precursor transporter, with protein MPDAQTTHAIQARRDLVFLVLAGLFLGTLGMLNILGLTRFLALGQIGSWPIVVAVGALPYPVTFLCTDLISELWGEEKAAQVVWVGLLLNGWVVLILWLGGVMPGLSGGPEDTFFEIQRLAFGSVGASMVAYLTAQFVDVRLFHFWKQRTEGKALWLRNNGSTLVSQLVDTTAVVLISHYGAHVLPVRGGEPVLPQLAAFIASGYLFKAIAALADTLPFIWLTGWLRRWLEVPGAGSEITG; from the coding sequence ATGCCAGACGCCCAGACCACCCATGCCATCCAGGCCCGGCGCGATCTGGTGTTTCTGGTGCTGGCCGGCCTGTTTCTGGGCACCTTGGGGATGCTCAACATCCTTGGCCTGACGCGTTTTCTGGCCTTAGGGCAAATCGGCTCGTGGCCCATCGTTGTGGCCGTCGGCGCCCTTCCTTATCCAGTCACGTTCCTGTGCACCGATCTGATCAGTGAACTCTGGGGAGAAGAGAAAGCCGCCCAGGTGGTGTGGGTGGGACTGCTGCTCAATGGCTGGGTGGTGCTGATCCTCTGGCTGGGCGGGGTGATGCCAGGCCTGAGTGGAGGGCCGGAAGACACCTTCTTTGAGATTCAGCGTTTGGCCTTCGGATCCGTCGGGGCCTCGATGGTGGCTTATCTCACGGCCCAGTTCGTCGATGTGCGTCTGTTCCATTTCTGGAAACAACGCACCGAGGGGAAAGCACTCTGGTTGCGCAACAACGGATCCACCCTCGTCAGCCAATTGGTGGACACCACGGCAGTGGTGCTGATCAGCCACTACGGCGCCCATGTGCTGCCTGTGCGCGGCGGAGAACCGGTGCTACCCCAGCTAGCAGCCTTCATCGCCAGCGGTTATCTGTTTAAAGCCATCGCGGCCTTGGCAGACACCCTTCCATTCATCTGGCTCACCGGGTGGTTGCGCCGATGGCTGGAGGTTCCTGGCGCCGGCAGTGAAATTACAGGCTGA
- a CDS encoding VanW family protein — MAGEGRVDSMLRKLPAPLKRQLRLAGCQAMAQWRRYPSSNARRKRQLNDDAAQSLAAQWSLWQSISTPIPNRGDATTCVNRRHNLALAIRSLHQQLIPPGGAFSLSQQLGEPSEAAGYRAGPVFVKGQVLQDSGGGLCLIATNLYQLFLHAGCRILERHNHSIDAYGEERFFALGEDAAIAYGTKDLAIRNPFPTPVLLRISLGSHTVHSELLGPGAKPLQTLVQSTVLERQPPAIGQQHPGWQVCTTRFIKRPLGGGWQQDDLSFSHYLPC; from the coding sequence TTGGCTGGAGAGGGACGCGTCGACAGCATGTTGCGCAAACTACCCGCGCCTCTGAAGCGACAACTTCGCCTTGCAGGCTGCCAAGCCATGGCGCAATGGCGGCGGTATCCCAGCTCTAACGCACGGCGCAAACGGCAACTGAATGACGACGCGGCTCAGTCTTTGGCCGCCCAATGGAGCCTGTGGCAAAGCATTTCCACGCCGATCCCTAACCGAGGCGATGCCACCACCTGCGTCAATCGGCGCCACAACCTCGCCTTAGCGATCCGCAGCCTGCACCAACAGCTCATTCCTCCTGGCGGCGCATTCAGCCTGTCCCAGCAACTGGGGGAGCCCAGCGAAGCTGCTGGTTACCGGGCCGGGCCCGTCTTTGTGAAGGGGCAGGTGCTCCAAGACAGCGGAGGGGGCCTCTGCCTGATTGCCACCAATCTCTATCAGTTATTCCTACACGCCGGCTGCCGCATCCTCGAGCGCCACAACCACAGCATTGATGCCTACGGCGAAGAGCGGTTCTTTGCTCTCGGAGAAGACGCAGCCATTGCCTATGGCACCAAGGATCTCGCGATCCGCAATCCCTTTCCAACGCCCGTGCTGTTGCGCATCAGCCTCGGCAGTCACACGGTGCACAGTGAATTGTTGGGACCGGGAGCCAAACCCCTGCAGACCCTGGTGCAGTCCACGGTGCTGGAGCGGCAACCACCGGCCATCGGCCAACAGCATCCAGGTTGGCAGGTGTGCACCACGCGTTTCATCAAGCGACCGTTGGGTGGTGGATGGCAGCAGGACGACCTGTCCTTCAGTCACTATCTGCCCTGCTGA
- a CDS encoding DUF6165 family protein, whose translation MLLGGDYKSGWEKYEWRTKGEKEHAKPHAIPKCKQRSGKFDLRQSDPLLLVTEQGLGDTLQFMRYAIALRDKGISISLCAQPKLHPLIKASGIDPSPLTPKQANQVTEGEWMPLLSVPGQLEVSPSNPVFTNPYINTKKELTKKWADILGEKAHPVIGINWQGNPKAEKAGLRGRSLALEAFAPIANNTSISLLSLQKGFGSEQLDTCSFKERFVSCQDQINETWDFLETAAIIGNCDLVITSDTAVAHLAGGMGKTTWLLLHKVPDWRWGLEGDTTFWYPSMRLFRQKEQGNWHELMERVAEALQKQFGSTAMPTEPTPPPQPSAKPQPIQDILAPISLGELIDKITILQIKTQHLQGAALVNVKAELNALETTLNKLQLNLDPTHVQRLKQVNQDLWQIEDEIRDQERRNNFDETFIRLARSVYQQNDQRAAIKKEINTTYGSVFVEEKSYQQY comes from the coding sequence ATGCTTCTTGGGGGTGACTACAAGAGCGGCTGGGAGAAATACGAATGGCGAACCAAAGGAGAAAAAGAACATGCAAAGCCCCATGCCATACCCAAATGCAAGCAAAGGAGCGGCAAGTTTGATCTCAGACAATCAGACCCACTACTATTAGTCACAGAGCAGGGACTTGGAGACACACTCCAGTTCATGCGTTATGCAATAGCCCTCAGAGACAAAGGAATATCGATCTCACTTTGCGCCCAGCCAAAGCTGCACCCATTAATCAAAGCATCTGGAATTGATCCTTCACCACTCACACCAAAACAAGCCAATCAAGTGACCGAGGGGGAGTGGATGCCACTCCTTTCAGTTCCTGGGCAGCTAGAGGTCAGCCCAAGCAATCCGGTCTTCACCAATCCCTATATCAACACCAAAAAAGAACTCACCAAGAAGTGGGCAGACATCCTTGGCGAGAAAGCACATCCAGTCATAGGGATCAACTGGCAAGGGAATCCAAAAGCTGAGAAGGCAGGGCTAAGGGGCCGCTCCTTAGCCCTAGAGGCTTTTGCCCCAATCGCCAACAACACCTCTATCTCACTACTCTCACTGCAGAAGGGATTCGGAAGCGAACAACTCGACACCTGCTCTTTCAAGGAGCGTTTCGTTAGCTGTCAAGATCAAATCAACGAAACCTGGGATTTTCTTGAGACAGCTGCCATCATCGGCAATTGCGATCTCGTCATCACCAGCGACACCGCAGTGGCACACCTGGCGGGAGGAATGGGCAAAACCACCTGGCTGCTACTTCACAAAGTTCCGGATTGGCGTTGGGGATTAGAAGGCGATACGACGTTCTGGTATCCCTCCATGCGCCTTTTTCGTCAGAAGGAGCAAGGGAACTGGCATGAGCTGATGGAGCGAGTAGCGGAAGCACTCCAGAAGCAATTCGGGAGCACCGCAATGCCTACCGAGCCAACTCCACCTCCTCAGCCTTCAGCAAAGCCTCAGCCAATACAAGACATTCTTGCCCCAATCTCTCTGGGCGAACTGATTGACAAGATCACAATCCTACAGATCAAGACCCAGCATCTTCAAGGCGCTGCTCTGGTGAACGTCAAGGCTGAGCTCAATGCCCTGGAGACCACACTGAACAAGCTCCAACTCAACCTTGACCCCACTCACGTCCAACGCCTCAAACAGGTCAATCAAGATCTCTGGCAAATAGAAGACGAGATTCGGGACCAGGAACGACGCAACAACTTTGACGAAACCTTCATTCGCCTTGCAAGGTCTGTCTATCAGCAGAATGATCAACGAGCGGCCATCAAGAAAGAGATCAACACCACTTATGGCTCTGTCTTTGTGGAAGAGAAGTCTTACCAACAGTATTGA
- a CDS encoding site-specific integrase, protein MRIDGKDAFINRLGRWNDPVAVAKAHAISAQIWSDYQQGSFDRSLMAYQPLVNGKQVALLEALRVRAETKRQAAAVHAHKLLERYGKPIRNRSEAEEFLRWLREKCGLSDCTIAGLMSHYRQCSGGNRHLFSHKLKWQRRSVQSDVLSVEEIQAVLADLERNESWYYPLFLLWLSTGMRNAEIRGLTWDCIRWEEGEVLVCKSLRRDGYSSGHHSWATTKTGRERVVPLTAQVLEVLRQHKAEMELLGIDDPYGLVFVTPTSHTNIYDHLVGRVWKRSLERCGLKLRRLYAQRHSFLSHALAMGNSPADLAAAAGHSTKMLLDTYAKPTGRLKMPSWQTA, encoded by the coding sequence GTGCGGATTGATGGCAAGGATGCGTTTATCAATCGCCTGGGACGCTGGAACGACCCAGTGGCGGTGGCTAAAGCCCACGCCATCAGCGCCCAGATTTGGAGTGATTACCAGCAGGGCAGCTTTGACCGCTCCCTGATGGCATATCAGCCGCTTGTGAATGGCAAGCAGGTGGCACTGCTGGAGGCGCTGAGGGTGAGGGCAGAGACCAAACGCCAGGCTGCTGCAGTTCACGCTCACAAGCTGCTGGAGCGATATGGAAAACCCATCCGCAATCGCAGTGAAGCAGAGGAGTTTCTGCGCTGGTTGAGAGAGAAGTGTGGATTGAGCGACTGCACGATTGCTGGGTTGATGAGCCATTACCGCCAGTGCAGTGGAGGCAATCGCCATCTCTTTTCCCACAAGCTCAAGTGGCAGCGGCGGTCGGTGCAGAGCGATGTGTTGAGCGTGGAAGAAATCCAAGCCGTGCTGGCTGACCTGGAGCGCAATGAGAGCTGGTATTACCCACTGTTTCTGCTGTGGCTCAGCACAGGGATGCGCAATGCAGAAATCAGGGGATTGACCTGGGATTGCATTCGCTGGGAAGAAGGTGAGGTGCTGGTTTGTAAGAGCTTGCGGCGTGATGGCTATTCATCAGGTCATCACAGCTGGGCAACGACGAAGACAGGGAGAGAGCGGGTTGTGCCACTGACCGCTCAGGTGCTGGAGGTGTTGAGGCAGCACAAGGCTGAGATGGAGCTGCTGGGGATTGATGACCCTTATGGGCTGGTGTTTGTAACCCCTACCAGCCACACCAACATCTACGACCACCTGGTGGGTCGTGTGTGGAAGCGGTCGCTTGAGCGTTGTGGCTTGAAGCTCCGCCGCCTTTACGCCCAGCGTCATAGCTTCCTGTCTCACGCTTTAGCGATGGGAAACTCCCCTGCTGATTTGGCAGCGGCAGCAGGGCACTCCACCAAGATGCTGCTTGATACTTATGCCAAACCAACAGGCAGATTGAAGATGCCGAGCTGGCAGACAGCTTGA